The nucleotide window GCGGTTTGCGCTTTGGCGGTGCGTTGGGCGGCCAGAATATCGTCGAGCTTTAACGCGTTGAGGAGCGGGTTGAGGGTCTCGGCGGGGGCCTCGTCATGCAGCGCTTTGAGGGCGTTGGCGATGGCTTCGGGCAGGGGCGGGGCGGGGGCCGGGGCGGGCGCCTCTTCGGTGGAGGTGACGCCGCTCTGCGCCGAGAGCAGTTCATAGGTGTCGCGCTGCATCTGGCCGCGCAAGCGCTTGGCCTGGAAGAACGACCACTGGTCGCCCGCCTTGGATTGGATCTGCGCGGCGTAGGAGCGCTCATATTGCGCTTTGGTCATTTCGCTGGAGGCGAGGCCGGCCAACAGCGTGGCAATCACCGTCATGACGACGGGCGTAAGGCCGAGCATTTTGCCCCATTGGTTGTGCGGGAGATCGGCTTTGACGGATTCGGGAATTTTAACGGCCATAGGTTTTGGAACGGAGAGTGGGTTTTGGCGGACTTAGGCCGCGACGGTCGGGACGCTCAGGCTGAGGCCGTTGTCCTTGGCACCGAGTTGGAGGATGAACGGGGCGGCAACGCGGGCCCAAGCCTCGGCTTTCGGGTAATGGGCGGCGTCTTCGCCGCAACATTGGCGGAGCAT belongs to Opitutus sp. and includes:
- a CDS encoding DUF4337 family protein; the encoded protein is MAVKIPESVKADLPHNQWGKMLGLTPVVMTVIATLLAGLASSEMTKAQYERSYAAQIQSKAGDQWSFFQAKRLRGQMQRDTYELLSAQSGVTSTEEAPAPAPAPPLPEAIANALKALHDEAPAETLNPLLNALKLDDILAAQRTAKAQTAAYDAVTSPLIKQIAKTAPAVARLRFNASRYDNEAQLNSTLARLYELQVQKSNVAAERHHQRSKRFFFGMLAAQMGVIISTLAMAAKQRNLLWSLAAGAGLIAIVFALYVYLYI